Proteins from a single region of Budorcas taxicolor isolate Tak-1 chromosome 11, Takin1.1, whole genome shotgun sequence:
- the LOC128055218 gene encoding histone H4 produces the protein MSGRGKGGKGLGKGGAKRHRKVLRDNIQGITKPAIRRLARRGGVKRISGLIYEETRGVLKVFLENVIRDAVTYTEHAKRKTVTAMDVVYALKRQGRTLYGFGG, from the coding sequence ATGTCTGGTCGCGGTAAAGGCGGAAAGGGTCTGGGCAAAGGAGGTGCCAAGCGCCACCGCAAAGTTCTTCGTGATAACATCCAGGGCATTACCAAGCCTGCTATTCGGCGCCTGGCTCGTCGTGGTGGTGTGAAGCGCATCTCCGGCCTCATCTACGAGGAGACCCGCGGGGTGCTGAAGGTGTTCTTGGAGAACGTAATCCGCGACGCGGTCACCTACACCGAGCACGCCAAGCGCAAGACTGTCACCGCCATGGACGTGGTCTACGCCCTCAAGCGTCAGGGCCGCACTCTCTACGGTTTCGGCGGCTGA
- the LOC128055547 gene encoding histone H4: protein MSGRGKGGKGLGKGGAKRHRKVLRDNIQGITKPAIRRLARRGGVKRISGLIYEETRGVLKVFLENVIRDAVTYTEHAKRKTVTAMDVVYALKRQGRTLYGFGG, encoded by the coding sequence ATGTCTGGTCGCGGCAAAGGCGGAAAAGGTCTGGGCAAAGGAGGTGCCAAGCGCCACCGCAAAGTTCTTCGTGATAACATCCAGGGCATTACCAAGCCTGCCATTCGGCGCCTAGCTCGTCGTGGTGGCGTGAAGCGGATCTCCGGTCTCATCTACGAGGAGACCCGCGGGGTGCTGAAGGTGTTCCTGGAGAACGTGATCCGCGACGCGGTCACTTACACCGAGCACGCCAAGCGCAAGACTGTCACCGCCATGGACGTGGTCTACGCGCTCAAGCGACAGGGCCGCACCCTCTACGGCTTCGGGGGCTGA
- the LOC128055917 gene encoding histone H2A type 1-D, giving the protein MSGRGKQGGKARAKAKTRSSRAGLQFPVGRVHRLLRKGNYSERVGAGAPVYLAAVLEYLTAEILELAGNAARDNKKTRIIPRHLQLAIRNDEELNKLLGKVTIAQGGVLPNIQAVLLPKKTESHHKAKGK; this is encoded by the coding sequence ATGTCTGGTCGTGGCAAGCAAGGAGGCAAAGCTCGTGCAAAAGCCAAGACCCGCTCCTCGCGGGCCGGGCTCCAGTTCCCCGTGGGCCGAGTGCACCGCCTTCTCCGCAAGGGTAATTATTCCGAGCGGGTCGGGGCCGGGGCCCCGGTGTACCTGGCGGCGGTTCTGGAGTATCTGACAGCCGAGATCTTGGAGCTGGCGGGCAACGCGGCCCGGGACAACAAGAAGACCCGCATCATCCCGCGTCACCTGCAGCTGGCCATCCGCAACGACGAGGAGCTCAACAAGCTGCTGGGTAAAGTCACCATCGCTCAGGGTGGTGTCCTGCCCAACATCCAGGCGGTACTGCTGCCCAAGAAGACCGAGAGCCACCATAAGGCCAAGGGCAAGTAA
- the LOC128055918 gene encoding histone H2B type 1-N has product MPEPSKSAPAPKKGSKKAVTKAQKKDGKKRKRSRKESYSVYVYKVLKQVHPDTGISSKAMGIMNSFVNDIFERIAGEASRLAHYNKRSTITSREIQTAVRLLLPGELAKHAVSEGTKAVTKYTSSK; this is encoded by the coding sequence ATGCCTGAACCATCTAAGTCCGCTCCGGCCCCGAAGAAGGGTTCCAAGAAGGCGGTGACCAAGGCGCAGAAGAAGGACGGCAAGAAGCGCAAGCGCAGCCGCAAGGAGAGCTACTCCGTGTACGTGTACAAGGTGCTGAAGCAGGTTCACCCGGACACCGGCATCTCGTCCAAGGCCATGGGCATCATGAATTCGTTCGTGAACGATATTTTCGAGCGCATCGCGGGCGAGGCGTCGCGCCTGGCGCATTACAACAAGCGCTCGACCATCACATCCAGGGAGATCCAGACGGCCGTGCGCCTGCTGCTTCCCGGAGAGCTGGCCAAACATGCCGTGTCTGAGGGCACCAAGGCCGTCACCAAGTACACCAGCTCTAAGTGA
- the LOC128055919 gene encoding histone H2B type 1-C/E/F/G/I, translated as MPEPAKSAPAPKKGSKKAVTKAQKKDGKKRKRSRKESYSVYVYKVLKQVHPDTGISSKAMGIMNSFVNDIFERIAGEASRLAHYNKRSTITSREIQTAVRLLLPGELAKHAVSEGTKAVTKYTSSK; from the coding sequence ATGCCTGAGCCAGCCAAGTCCGCTCCGGCCCCGAAGAAGGGCTCCAAGAAGGCGGTGACCAAGGCGCAGAAGAAGGACGGCAAGAAGCGCAAGCGCAGCCGCAAGGAGAGCTACTCCGTGTACGTGTACAAGGTGCTGAAGCAGGTCCACCCGGACACCGGCATCTCGTCCAAGGCCATGGGCATCATGAATTCGTTCGTGAACGATATTTTCGAGCGCATCGCGGGCGAGGCGTCGCGCCTGGCGCATTACAACAAGCGCTCGACCATCACATCCAGGGAGATCCAGACGGCTGTGCGCCTGCTGCTTCCCGGAGAACTGGCCAAGCACGCCGTGTCTGAGGGCACCAAGGCCGTCACCAAGTATACCAGCTCCAAGTGA
- the LOC128055916 gene encoding histone H2A type 1 — translation MSGRGKQGGKARAKAKTRSSRAGLQFPVGRVHRLLRKGNYAERVGAGAPVYLAAVLEYLTAEILELAGNAARDNKKTRIIPRHLQLAIRNDEELNKLLGKVTIAQGGVLPNIQAVLLPKKTESHHKAKGK, via the coding sequence ATGTCTGGACGTGGTAAACAGGGCGGCAAAGCTCGCGCCAAAGCCAAGACCCGCTCTTCGCGGGCCGGGCTCCAGTTCCCGGTAGGCCGAGTGCACCGGCTGCTCCGCAAAGGGAACTACGCCGAGCGGGTCGGGGCCGGGGCCCCGGTGTACCTGGCGGCGGTGCTGGAATACCTGACAGCCGAGATCCTGGAGCTGGCGGGCAACGCGGCCCGGGACAACAAGAAGACCCGCATCATCCCGCGTCATCTGCAGCTGGCCATCCGCAACGACGAGGAGCTCAACAAGCTGCTGGGCAAAGTCACCATCGCTCAGGGTGGTGTCCTACCCAACATCCAGGCGGTGCTGCTGCCCAAGAAGACCGAGAGCCATCACAAGGCCAAGGGGAAGTAA
- the H1-5 gene encoding histone H1.5, with the protein MSETAPAETAAPAPVEKSPAKKKTTKKTASGGAAKRKATGPPVSELITKAVAASKERNGLSLAALKKALAAGGYDVEKNNSRIKLGLKSLVSKGTLVQTKGTGASGSFKLNKKAAAGEAKPKTKKAGAAKAKKPAGATPKKPKKAAGAKKAVKKTPKKAKKSAASGVKKVAKSPKKAKTAAKPKKAAKSPAKPKAVKPKAAKPKTSKPKAAKPKAAKAKKAAPKKK; encoded by the coding sequence ATGTCGGAAACCGCTCCTGCTGAGACGGCTGCCCCGGCGCCGGTGGAGAAGTCTCCTGCCAAGAAGAAAACAACCAAGAAGACTGCGAGCGGTGGAGCGGCGAAGCGCAAGGCTACCGGGCCCCCAGTTTCCGAGCTGATCACTAAGGCTGTCGCCGCCTCCAAAGAGCGCAATGGCCTTTCTTTGGCTGCGCTCAAGAAGGCGCTGGCAGCCGGCGGCTACGATGTGGAGAAGAACAATAGCCGCATCAAGCTGGGTCTCAAGAGCCTGGTGAGCAAGGGCACACTGGTGCAGACCAAGGGCACCGGGGCTTCCGGCTCTTTCAAGCTCAACAAGAAGGCGGCTGCTGGGGAAGCCAAGCCCAAAACCAAGAAGGCGGGGGCTGCGAAAGCGAAGAAACCCGCAGGGGCCACCCCTAAGAAACCCAAGAAGGCTGCAGGAGCGAAAAAAGCCGTTAAGAAGACGCCTAAGAAGGCGAAAAAGTCCGCGGCCTCTGGTGTCAAAAAAGTGGCCAAGAGCCCCAAGAAGGCCAAAACAGCGGCAAAGCCAAAGAAGGCTGCTAAGAGCCCCGCGAAGCCCAAGGCAGTGAAGCCAAAGGCGGCGAAACCCAAAACCTCCAAGCCTAAGGCAGCAAAACCCAAAGCTGCAAAGGCGAAGAAGGCGGCTCCTAAGAAGAAGTAG
- the LOC128055548 gene encoding uncharacterized protein LOC128055548, which translates to MARTKQTARKSTGGKAPRKQLATKAARKSAPATGGVKKPHRYRPGTVALREIRRYQKSTELLIRKLPFQRLVREIAQDFKTDLRFQSSAVMALQEACEAYLVGLFEDTNLCAIHAKRVTIMPKDIQLARRIRGERILHIRDVIRAVARVVAEMSGRGKGGKGLGKGGAKRHRKVLRDNIQGITKPAIRRLARRGGVKRISGLIYEETRGVLKVFLENVIRDAVTYTEHAKRKTVTAMDVVYALKRQGRTLYGFGGSWHYLPMARTKQTARKSTGGKAPRKQLATKAARKSAPATGGVKKPHRYRPGTVALREIRRYQKSTELLIRKLPFQRLVREIAQDFKTDLRFQSSAVMALQEACEAYLVGLFEDTNLCAIHAKRVTIMPKDIQLARRIRGERA; encoded by the exons ATGGCTCGCACAAAGCAGACGGCTCGCAAGTCCACCGGCGGCAAGGCGCCGCGCAAACAGCTCGCCACCAAGGCGGCCCGCAAGAGCGCGCCGGCCACCGGCGGCGTGAAGAAGCCGCACCGCTACCGGCCCGGCACGGTAGCTCTGCGCGAGATCCGCCGTTACCAGAAGTCCACGGAGCTGCTGATTCGCAAGCTGCCATTCCAGCGGCTGGTGCGCGAGATCGCGCAAGATTTCAAGACCGACCTGCGCTTCCAGAGCTCGGCGGTGATGGCGCTGCAGGAGGCGTGCGAGGCCTATCTGGTGGGGCTCTTCGAGGACACCAACCTGTGTGCCATCCACGCCAAGCGCGTCACCATCATGCCCAAGGACATCCAGCTTGCTCGCCGCATCCGCGGGGAGAGG attctgcatatacgGGATGTCATACG CGCCGTAGCGAGGGTGGTTGCAGAAATGTCTGGACGGGGCAAGGGCGGTAAGGGTCTCGGAAAGGGGGGTGCTAAGCGCCACCGCAAGGTTCTTCGCGACAACATCCAGGGCATTACCAAGCCCGCTATTCGTCGTCTGGCTCGTCGTGGTGGCGTGAAGCGGATCTCCGGTCTCATCTACGAGGAGACTCGTGGGGTGCTAAAGGTGTTCCTGGAAAATGTGATTCGGGACGCGGTCACATACACCGAGCACGCCAAGCGCAAAACTGTCACCGCCATGGATGTGGTCTATGCGCTGAAACGTCAGGGACGTACCCTTTACGGCTTCGGCG GTAGTTGGCACTACTTACCAATGGCTCGCACTAAGCAGACGGCTCGCAAGTCCACCGGCGGCAAGGCGCCGCGCAAACAGCTCGCCACCAAGGCGGCCCGCAAGAGCGCGCCGGCCACCGGCGGCGTGAAGAAGCCGCACCGCTACCGGCCCGGCACGGTAGCTCTGCGCGAGATCCGCCGTTACCAGAAGTCCACGGAGCTGCTGATCCGCAAGCTGCCGTTCCAGCGGCTAGTGCGCGAGATCGCGCAAGACTTCAAGACTGACCTGCGCTTCCAGAGCTCGGCCGTGATGGCGCTGCAGGAGGCGTGCGAGGCCTATCTGGTGGGGCTCTTCGAGGACACCAACCTGTGTGCCATCCACGCCAAGCGCGTCACCATCATGCCCAAGGACATCCAGCTTGCCCGCCGCATCCGTGGGGAGAGAGCATAA
- the LOC128055097 gene encoding histone H2A type 1, translating to MSGRGKQGGKARAKAKTRSSRAGLQFPVGRVHRLLRKGNYAERVGAGAPVYLAAVLEYLTAEILELAGNAARDNKKTRIIPRHLQLAIRNDEELNKLLGKVTIAQGGVLPNIQAVLLPKKTESHHKAKGK from the coding sequence ATGTCTGGACGTGGCAAACAAGGCGGCAAAGCTCGCGCCAAGGCCAAGACCCGCTCCTCGCGGGCCGGGCTCCAGTTCCCCGTGGGCCGAGTGCACCGCCTTCTCCGCAAGGGTAACTATGCTGAGCGGGTCGGGGCCGGGGCCCCGGTGTACCTGGCGGCGGTGCTGGAATACCTGACAGCCGAGATCCTGGAGCTGGCGGGCAACGCGGCCCGGGACAACAAGAAGACCCGCATCATCCCGCGTCACCTGCAGCTGGCCATCCGCAACGACGAGGAGCTCAACAAGCTGCTGGGCAAAGTCACTATCGCTCAGGGTGGTGTTCTGCCCAACATCCAGGCGGTGCTGCTgcccaagaaaactgagagccaTCACAAAGCGAAAGGCAAATAA